A part of Desulfomicrobium baculatum DSM 4028 genomic DNA contains:
- a CDS encoding sigma-54-dependent transcriptional regulator, with the protein MSMDVIGSPRTVAGARVVIVDDEVDFARGLARLVGGHFPDLDVVAVHSAKEALLALSAKSAQLMITDLRMPEMTGLQLLSQALGLQPDLSMVVLTAYGTIETAVEALRAGAYDFLTKPIEPEQLFRVVEKGLERSRLLEENNRLRQILASKECGGELVGEGAAMRQLKRTIAAVAQSEYTVLVRGESGTGKELVARMVHHLGVRASRPFLAVNCPSIPENLLESELFGHVKGAFTGADRDHKGLFAAADKGTIHLDEIGDISPAVQTKLLRVMQDGEVRPVGSNKSLRVNVRVVASTNQDLEALMQAKTFREDLYYRLNVLTVTLPPLRERAEDIPLLAGHFFRAACREMGLAEKEVDPEVMHWMAAHPWPGNVRELQNFVRRLTVFATTERVDMNLLRMVQQGGCLPVPMGGDMNGGGTALGPYKVAKAEAVAVFTQSYVNELLAQTKGNVSEAARVSGLSRVAVQKILSRMGESAARFRD; encoded by the coding sequence ATGAGCATGGATGTCATAGGTTCGCCCCGCACTGTCGCTGGGGCCCGGGTCGTCATTGTCGACGATGAGGTGGATTTCGCGCGTGGTCTGGCCAGACTTGTCGGCGGACATTTTCCTGACCTGGACGTGGTGGCCGTGCACAGCGCAAAAGAAGCCCTCCTCGCCCTGTCCGCCAAATCGGCGCAGCTCATGATCACGGATTTGCGCATGCCTGAAATGACCGGGCTGCAGCTTCTGTCCCAGGCGCTCGGCCTGCAGCCGGATCTGAGCATGGTCGTGCTCACGGCCTATGGAACCATCGAGACCGCGGTGGAGGCCCTGAGGGCCGGGGCCTATGATTTTCTGACCAAGCCCATCGAGCCGGAACAGCTTTTTCGCGTGGTGGAGAAAGGACTGGAGCGGAGCAGGCTGCTCGAAGAAAACAATCGTCTGCGTCAGATCCTGGCCAGCAAGGAATGCGGCGGGGAGCTGGTCGGGGAAGGCGCGGCCATGCGGCAACTCAAGCGCACCATCGCGGCCGTGGCCCAGTCCGAGTACACGGTGCTGGTCAGGGGCGAATCGGGCACCGGCAAGGAGCTGGTGGCCCGCATGGTGCATCATCTTGGCGTGCGCGCTTCCCGGCCCTTTCTGGCGGTGAACTGTCCGTCCATTCCCGAAAACCTGCTGGAGAGCGAACTCTTCGGTCACGTCAAGGGCGCCTTCACCGGGGCCGACCGTGACCACAAGGGCCTTTTCGCGGCGGCCGACAAGGGCACCATCCATCTGGACGAAATCGGTGATATTTCCCCGGCAGTGCAGACCAAGCTGCTGCGGGTCATGCAGGACGGGGAGGTTCGGCCCGTCGGCTCGAACAAGTCTTTGCGGGTGAATGTGCGCGTGGTCGCTTCCACCAACCAGGATCTCGAAGCCCTCATGCAGGCCAAGACCTTTCGCGAAGACCTGTACTATCGTCTGAATGTATTGACCGTCACCCTGCCGCCCCTGCGCGAAAGGGCCGAGGACATCCCCCTGCTGGCCGGGCATTTTTTCCGGGCGGCCTGCCGCGAAATGGGGCTGGCCGAAAAAGAGGTCGACCCCGAGGTCATGCACTGGATGGCCGCCCACCCCTGGCCCGGCAACGTGCGCGAGTTGCAGAATTTCGTGCGCCGGCTGACCGTCTTTGCCACCACGGAGCGGGTGGACATGAATCTGCTGCGCATGGTGCAGCAGGGCGGATGCCTGCCCGTGCCCATGGGAGGGGACATGAACGGCGGCGGGACTGCGCTTGGGCCGTACAAGGTTGCCAAGGCCGAGGCGGTGGCGGTCTTCACCCAATCCTACGTAAATGAACTCCTGGCCCAGACCAAGGGCAACGTGTCCGAAGCCGCCCGCGTCTCAGGCCTGTCCCGCGTGGCCGTGCAGAAAATCCTCTCGCGCATGGGCGAAAGCGCGGCGCGATTTCGGGACTGA
- a CDS encoding c-type heme family protein, with the protein MHIFKPSKIQTKFVSGLLAASIFLGIVFSIGFYLHMKNVLEEEVRDKAMLIFAHVDSIQHYVRDVLRPAMYERLPASFVIEAMSSSYISRTIMSPINDDRGGTIYRRVAIDARNPAYEANTHERELIRYFRANPEQELWQGYKTMDGERYFLKVRSVRFEDGCMYCHGRPEDAPPELLTLYGGRGFGKEENSIAGVDFVGISVQSSVGRVQQTILTYFAFFAFGALLFFSATNFLFRVLVVNNLKRLNSVFRRNVVDAEGSELLHRLEQGDEIEELVDGMEQMGNHLFEVRRQLQDYAENLRKMVDERTEALSHEAEARQADVHLFVRLLEDMRRSGSRSELWSLALPQICTRFGARSIAYVCTMVSRNYYVWPESSPSPELPENMVEVLTGSACLQSGARVFVPVESSSGNAEGILCLYWDTEAEAARHDQRVLTALGRQLGTAAENLTAIDSLLRQMNVLETIVEGITDPLALMDANCAVLTVNQAARQLTSELTDGERTDGNMLAIFFDPQSQRCPMGEAIRRGTPDLREVELPAGRSFSLSMYPVRSSDGQTDRVVVYVRETTMEKRMRSQVWHSEKMATVGKLTAGLAHEINNPLGVILCYAGLLRQTISDPQQASDLNIIERHTRQAQRVLQELLNFARPKAAGSGTADACSVAVSVSEVFSVQAAKKRARLSVDHPAEPLLVRMGIGELEQVLSNLVINALDAVGEEDGEIVVRVAPMDGRVAIVVEDNGPGVSAADAPHIFDPFYSTKAIGAGTGLGLAVVYGMARDVGGEVRVEHSDLGGARFVVLLPSVTNPESDTTQLRKE; encoded by the coding sequence ATGCACATCTTCAAGCCATCAAAAATACAGACCAAATTCGTGTCCGGACTTTTGGCGGCTTCCATTTTTTTGGGTATTGTCTTCTCCATAGGCTTTTACCTGCACATGAAAAACGTGCTGGAGGAGGAAGTCCGGGACAAGGCCATGCTCATCTTCGCCCACGTCGATTCCATCCAGCACTACGTGCGCGACGTCCTCCGCCCGGCGATGTACGAGCGCCTGCCGGCCTCGTTTGTGATCGAGGCCATGTCCTCATCCTATATTTCGCGGACCATCATGTCGCCAATCAACGACGATCGAGGTGGCACCATCTATCGACGCGTGGCCATCGACGCCCGCAACCCCGCCTATGAAGCCAACACGCATGAACGGGAGCTGATCCGCTATTTCCGGGCCAATCCCGAACAGGAGCTGTGGCAGGGCTACAAGACCATGGACGGGGAAAGATATTTCCTGAAAGTGCGCTCCGTGCGTTTCGAGGACGGATGCATGTATTGCCATGGCCGCCCCGAGGACGCCCCGCCCGAACTGCTGACCCTTTACGGGGGCCGGGGGTTCGGCAAGGAGGAGAACTCCATCGCCGGAGTCGATTTCGTGGGTATCTCCGTGCAGAGCAGCGTCGGGCGTGTGCAGCAGACCATTCTGACCTATTTCGCATTTTTCGCCTTTGGCGCGCTGCTTTTCTTTTCCGCGACAAATTTTTTGTTTCGGGTCCTGGTGGTCAATAACCTGAAACGGCTCAACAGTGTTTTCAGGCGCAACGTGGTCGATGCCGAAGGCTCTGAACTCCTGCACCGGCTGGAGCAGGGCGACGAGATCGAGGAGCTGGTCGACGGCATGGAACAGATGGGAAATCATCTCTTCGAGGTCCGGCGGCAGCTGCAGGATTATGCGGAGAATCTGCGCAAGATGGTCGATGAGCGCACCGAGGCCCTCTCTCACGAGGCCGAAGCCCGGCAGGCGGACGTGCATCTTTTTGTGCGCCTGCTGGAGGACATGCGCCGCAGCGGCTCTCGTTCCGAGCTCTGGAGTCTGGCCCTGCCCCAGATCTGCACCCGTTTCGGGGCGCGCAGTATCGCCTATGTCTGCACCATGGTCTCCCGGAATTATTATGTCTGGCCGGAATCGTCGCCCAGTCCGGAGCTGCCGGAGAACATGGTGGAGGTCTTGACCGGCAGTGCCTGCCTGCAATCGGGGGCCAGGGTTTTCGTGCCGGTCGAGTCGAGCTCCGGCAATGCCGAGGGCATTCTCTGCCTCTACTGGGACACCGAAGCCGAGGCCGCACGGCATGACCAGCGGGTGCTCACGGCGCTCGGGCGTCAGCTAGGCACAGCGGCGGAAAATCTGACGGCCATCGACAGCCTGCTCCGGCAGATGAACGTGCTTGAGACCATAGTCGAAGGCATCACCGATCCGCTGGCGCTCATGGATGCGAACTGCGCCGTGCTGACCGTGAACCAGGCCGCCCGTCAGTTGACCTCGGAATTGACGGACGGCGAACGCACGGACGGTAATATGCTGGCCATCTTTTTCGATCCGCAGTCCCAGCGGTGTCCGATGGGTGAAGCCATCCGCAGAGGAACCCCGGATCTGCGCGAAGTCGAACTGCCCGCGGGCAGATCCTTTTCGCTTTCGATGTACCCGGTGCGAAGTTCCGACGGACAGACGGACCGCGTGGTCGTCTACGTGCGCGAGACGACCATGGAGAAACGCATGCGCTCCCAGGTTTGGCATTCGGAGAAGATGGCCACGGTGGGCAAACTCACGGCGGGCCTGGCGCATGAGATCAACAACCCGCTCGGGGTCATCCTCTGCTACGCAGGACTGCTGCGACAGACGATCTCCGATCCGCAGCAGGCATCCGACCTGAACATTATCGAGCGTCACACCAGACAGGCGCAGAGGGTGCTGCAGGAACTTCTCAACTTTGCCCGCCCCAAGGCCGCAGGGTCCGGCACGGCCGATGCCTGCAGCGTGGCGGTTTCCGTTTCCGAAGTTTTTTCCGTGCAGGCCGCCAAAAAGAGAGCGCGCCTGAGCGTGGATCATCCTGCGGAGCCCTTGCTGGTGCGCATGGGCATCGGTGAGCTGGAGCAGGTCCTGAGCAATCTGGTCATCAACGCCCTTGACGCGGTCGGCGAGGAGGATGGAGAGATCGTGGTGCGGGTCGCGCCCATGGACGGGCGGGTGGCCATTGTGGTGGAAGATAACGGGCCGGGTGTCTCGGCGGCGGATGCGCCGCATATTTTCGACCCCTTTTATTCGACCAAGGCCATCGGCGCCGGTACCGGATTGGGCCTGGCCGTGGTCTACGGCATGGCCAGGGATGTGGGCGGAGAGGTCCGCGTGGAGCATTCGGACCTGGGCGGGGCGCGTTTTGTGGTGCTCCTGCCGTCCGTGACCAATCCGGAGTCGGATACAACGCAGCTGAGGAAAGAATGA
- a CDS encoding YeiH family protein, whose protein sequence is MAQESNVVVDHGKSQWSDLWKKEDYLAIWLGFIIIAVSILAYTTFGPKAEFAEKISGLSQVQQAELDKAPFKTIAWHKAQDDKGKLKGTSTPFGKFVSHWVTKPGSWKSNPLDAVIRTEAQAKAMNEKAMPKYEEAKGNLEMALAAAVAAEGAAAGASFQDQALNDEAASKISAWRDAHKAASDAKKKVENKPYNKIPSLIGLCVFLAAIFGVGIAMMGKSMPAFMQGFVVVFLVAILAYLLGGQAISKQYGFGAEAWGVVLGMLIANTVGTPKWVLPACEVEFFIKTGLVLLGAEVLFNKIVAIGIPGIFVAWVVTPIVVVVTYTFGQRVLKMPSKTLNIVISADMSVCGTSAAIATAAACRAKKEELTLSIGLSLVFTAIMMIAMPAFIKAVGIPEVLGGAWMGGTIDSTGAVAAAGAFLGQKAMYVAATIKMIQNVMIGVTAFCVAVYWCTRVEVQETGRSVGAGEIWHRFPKFVLGFIGASIIFSIMDAGMDKDLSTAVLTNGIVKGGTTLLRDWFFALSFAAIGLSTNFRELAKYFKGGKPLILYVCGQSFNLVLTLTMAYIMFYVVFPEITAKI, encoded by the coding sequence ATGGCTCAGGAAAGCAACGTAGTTGTCGATCACGGTAAAAGTCAGTGGTCGGATTTGTGGAAGAAAGAGGACTATCTGGCCATTTGGCTTGGCTTCATCATCATCGCCGTGTCCATTCTGGCGTACACCACGTTTGGCCCCAAGGCGGAGTTCGCCGAAAAAATCAGCGGGTTGAGCCAGGTTCAGCAGGCTGAATTGGACAAGGCTCCGTTCAAGACCATCGCCTGGCACAAAGCCCAGGACGACAAGGGCAAGCTCAAGGGCACCAGCACGCCTTTCGGCAAGTTTGTCTCCCACTGGGTTACCAAGCCCGGTTCCTGGAAGTCCAATCCCCTTGATGCGGTGATCCGGACCGAGGCTCAGGCCAAGGCGATGAACGAGAAGGCCATGCCTAAGTACGAAGAGGCCAAGGGCAATCTGGAAATGGCTCTGGCCGCCGCCGTTGCCGCCGAAGGGGCCGCCGCGGGCGCTTCCTTCCAGGACCAGGCTTTGAACGACGAGGCTGCCTCCAAGATTTCCGCCTGGCGCGATGCGCACAAGGCCGCCAGCGATGCCAAGAAAAAAGTCGAAAACAAGCCGTATAACAAAATTCCCAGCCTGATCGGCCTGTGCGTCTTCCTTGCCGCCATCTTCGGCGTCGGCATCGCCATGATGGGCAAGAGCATGCCCGCCTTCATGCAGGGCTTTGTGGTCGTGTTCCTGGTCGCCATCCTGGCCTATCTGCTCGGCGGACAGGCCATCTCCAAGCAGTACGGCTTCGGCGCCGAGGCGTGGGGCGTCGTGCTCGGCATGCTCATCGCCAACACCGTGGGCACGCCCAAATGGGTGCTCCCTGCCTGCGAAGTGGAATTCTTCATCAAAACCGGCCTGGTGCTTCTGGGCGCTGAAGTGCTCTTCAACAAGATCGTGGCCATCGGCATCCCCGGCATCTTCGTGGCCTGGGTGGTCACGCCCATCGTCGTCGTCGTGACCTACACCTTTGGTCAGAGGGTGCTGAAGATGCCCTCCAAGACCCTGAACATCGTCATTTCCGCCGACATGTCCGTGTGCGGCACCTCCGCCGCCATCGCCACGGCAGCCGCCTGCCGGGCCAAGAAGGAAGAGCTTACCCTGTCCATCGGTCTGTCCCTGGTCTTCACCGCCATCATGATGATCGCCATGCCGGCCTTCATCAAGGCTGTCGGCATTCCTGAAGTTCTGGGCGGCGCCTGGATGGGCGGCACCATCGACTCCACCGGCGCGGTAGCCGCTGCCGGCGCGTTCCTGGGCCAGAAGGCCATGTACGTGGCCGCGACCATCAAGATGATCCAGAACGTCATGATCGGTGTCACTGCCTTCTGCGTTGCCGTCTACTGGTGCACCAGGGTTGAGGTTCAGGAAACAGGCCGCAGCGTTGGCGCCGGAGAAATCTGGCATCGCTTCCCCAAGTTCGTACTCGGCTTCATCGGCGCATCCATCATCTTCTCCATCATGGACGCCGGCATGGACAAGGATTTGAGCACCGCGGTGTTGACCAACGGCATCGTCAAGGGTGGCACCACGCTGCTGCGTGACTGGTTCTTCGCCCTGTCCTTCGCGGCCATCGGCCTGTCCACCAACTTCCGCGAGCTGGCCAAGTACTTCAAGGGCGGCAAGCCTCTTATCCTGTACGTTTGCGGCCAGAGCTTCAACTTGGTCTTGACTCTGACCATGGCCTACATCATGTTCTATGTGGTTTTTCCGGAAATCACGGCCAAGATCTAA
- a CDS encoding MlaA family lipoprotein: protein MRIFLLCLILLVSAGCATNGQHQPGPFQAPVHRGLPEDPTLERHFLVHDPWEGFNRNMYHFNAQLDRYVYLPVVRTYEAILPDSVQQGVSNIFSNLKEIPIFVNSVLQGKAKKASVSLGRFVFNTTIGLGGIIDVLGNGGIPQEDEDFGQTLGVWGVPAGPYLVLPVLGPSGVRDTGGVFVDAAMTLNPSYGLFQDMSWFARESATTGVYVLKAVDARHQVKFRYYETGSPFEYQLVRFIYSKKRELDIEK, encoded by the coding sequence ATGCGTATATTCCTACTCTGCCTCATCCTTCTCGTCTCCGCCGGATGCGCCACCAACGGACAGCATCAGCCCGGGCCTTTTCAGGCTCCCGTGCATCGCGGCCTGCCGGAGGATCCCACCCTGGAGCGGCATTTCCTGGTGCATGACCCCTGGGAAGGGTTCAACCGCAACATGTACCATTTCAACGCGCAGCTGGACCGCTATGTCTATCTGCCGGTGGTCAGAACCTACGAAGCGATCCTGCCCGATAGCGTGCAGCAGGGCGTTTCGAATATTTTCAGCAACTTGAAAGAAATACCGATCTTTGTGAACTCTGTCCTGCAAGGCAAGGCCAAGAAGGCTTCGGTCTCGCTCGGCCGCTTTGTCTTCAACACGACCATTGGCCTGGGCGGGATTATCGATGTGCTCGGCAACGGGGGCATCCCGCAGGAAGACGAGGATTTTGGACAGACCCTGGGCGTCTGGGGCGTTCCGGCCGGTCCGTATCTGGTGCTCCCTGTGCTCGGGCCTTCCGGGGTGCGCGATACGGGAGGCGTGTTCGTGGACGCGGCCATGACCTTGAATCCGTCGTATGGTCTCTTCCAGGACATGAGTTGGTTCGCGCGCGAGTCCGCGACCACCGGCGTATATGTGCTCAAAGCCGTGGATGCGCGTCATCAGGTCAAGTTTCGCTACTACGAGACAGGGAGTCCTTTCGAGTACCAGTTGGTGCGCTTCATCTACTCCAAGAAACGCGAGCTCGACATCGAGAAGTAG
- the phoU gene encoding phosphate signaling complex protein PhoU, with product MYTHLHEEIETLKLKVLKMVSLTEDAVQKSIQAYVNKDLYLAEEVQDGDVDVNRLEVEIDELALRLLALEQPVAGDLRFILGCMRISVDLERIADEAVNIAERSIMLSSRPPLPFHQDVLEMGNKALAMLRHAAQAFSSGNVEAALQVCHLDNEVDVLNHKNMRQVIEYMIHETPAIERSVHTIILIRRLERIGDLATNIAESVVFIAKGVNIKHKLYFDER from the coding sequence ATGTATACGCATTTGCATGAAGAAATCGAAACGTTGAAGCTCAAAGTGCTGAAGATGGTGTCCCTGACCGAGGATGCGGTCCAGAAATCGATCCAGGCCTATGTGAACAAGGATTTGTATTTGGCCGAGGAGGTTCAGGACGGGGACGTGGACGTCAATCGTCTGGAAGTGGAGATCGACGAACTTGCCTTGAGGCTCCTGGCCCTGGAACAGCCCGTGGCCGGGGATCTGCGCTTTATTTTGGGGTGCATGCGCATCAGCGTCGACCTTGAGCGCATCGCCGACGAAGCCGTGAACATCGCCGAGCGGTCCATCATGCTCAGTTCGCGGCCGCCGCTGCCTTTTCATCAGGACGTGCTGGAAATGGGCAACAAGGCCCTGGCCATGCTGCGGCACGCGGCCCAGGCGTTCTCCTCCGGCAACGTGGAGGCGGCCTTGCAGGTCTGCCATCTGGACAACGAGGTCGATGTGCTGAACCACAAGAACATGCGCCAGGTCATAGAATACATGATCCACGAGACCCCGGCCATCGAGCGTTCCGTGCACACCATCATTCTCATCCGTCGGCTGGAACGCATCGGGGACCTGGCCACCAATATCGCCGAATCCGTCGTGTTCATCGCCAAGGGCGTGAATATCAAACACAAACTGTATTTTGACGAGCGCTGA
- the pstB gene encoding phosphate ABC transporter ATP-binding protein PstB, producing MTETVKISSRNLNFYYSDFHALQDISFDMLQHQATALIGPSGCGKSTFLRCINRMNDLIAGTRIEGALTMDGQDLNDSSHDVVVLRRRVGMVFQKPNPFPKSIYENVAYGLRVNGVKDREFIDARVEESLKLAALWDEVKDRMDQSGLSLSGGQQQRLCIARAMAVEPEVLLMDEPASALDPIATQKIEELIHDLKNKFTIVIVTHSMQQAARVSDRTAFFYMGRLIEVGPTDKLFTRPENKQTEDYITGRFG from the coding sequence ATGACAGAAACGGTCAAGATTTCGTCCAGAAATCTCAACTTTTATTATTCGGACTTTCACGCGCTGCAGGATATCTCCTTTGATATGCTGCAGCATCAGGCCACGGCCCTGATCGGGCCTTCGGGCTGCGGCAAGTCGACGTTCTTGCGTTGCATAAATCGCATGAACGATCTCATAGCCGGCACCCGGATCGAGGGGGCTTTGACCATGGACGGTCAGGATCTGAACGATTCTTCCCATGACGTGGTCGTGCTCCGGCGCAGGGTGGGCATGGTCTTTCAGAAACCCAACCCCTTCCCCAAGAGCATCTACGAGAACGTGGCCTATGGACTGCGGGTCAACGGCGTCAAGGACCGCGAGTTCATCGACGCACGGGTGGAGGAAAGCCTGAAGCTTGCCGCCCTGTGGGATGAGGTCAAGGACCGCATGGACCAGTCGGGCCTCAGCCTCTCCGGCGGTCAGCAACAGCGCCTGTGCATCGCCCGGGCCATGGCCGTGGAGCCCGAGGTCCTGCTCATGGACGAGCCCGCCTCGGCGCTGGATCCCATCGCCACCCAGAAGATCGAGGAACTCATCCACGATCTCAAAAACAAGTTCACCATCGTCATTGTCACGCATTCCATGCAGCAGGCCGCCCGCGTCTCCGATCGGACCGCCTTTTTCTACATGGGCCGGCTCATCGAGGTCGGCCCGACAGACAAGCTGTTCACAAGGCCGGAGAACAAGCAGACCGAGGACTACATAACCGGACGTTTCGGTTGA
- a CDS encoding ATP-binding protein, producing MTTTTISLRLRLFLAFGVILFLALGVPAYYLHQNLGQTSEREARDGAVRDLRSVEWMLSSGSFHDLEQVNEALRELAARMDIRITFMTLDGRVLTDSGVTAQRVESLENHLGRPEVTQALGGEVGVGLRYSDTLGQELLYAAMRTQASGVLPEGVVRIARPQSQIRKSLDRLYGQAGWVYGLGVVFAFGLVSLTSRQVGRAIASVAQAAADIGQGEPGKRIRFSPSTELTPLVVAFNNMVERIESNMQTIVKQKMESEAVLNGMKAGLIVLDGNGRILRGNYAAQEIFPGLSTFAGHKPMELSLLQDLQDACDAALKKRLEGDFSQVGVMVSLAGGRNFDVSIVPIKGDAELGVIMVFHDITEIKRVEQIRRDFVANVSHELRTPLTSIKGYAETLVGIDKYDPEQTRSFLEVILRNANHMNTMLDELLQLSRLEHGKLRLDLVSVEPASAVYSAWKSCHPLSKNIEFTSELDASTPAVRANFEQLVQVFRNVFENAIKYVPEETAVIRVHGHTSGPELVVFIEDNGPGIPAEDQTRIFERFYRVEKDRNSSIGGTGLGLAISRHIMANHGGRITVQSPVPETGIGSRFIITLPLAGQISEE from the coding sequence ATGACCACTACGACGATTTCCTTGCGGCTGCGGCTGTTTCTGGCCTTTGGGGTCATTTTGTTTTTGGCGCTGGGCGTGCCTGCCTACTATCTGCACCAGAATCTCGGGCAGACCAGCGAGCGCGAGGCCCGCGATGGCGCGGTGCGCGACCTGCGTTCCGTCGAATGGATGCTGTCTTCCGGCTCTTTTCACGACCTTGAACAGGTCAACGAGGCCCTGCGCGAACTGGCCGCGCGCATGGACATACGCATCACGTTCATGACTCTTGACGGCCGGGTGCTGACCGATTCCGGCGTGACGGCGCAGCGGGTGGAGAGCCTGGAGAACCACCTGGGCCGTCCCGAGGTGACCCAGGCCCTGGGCGGGGAGGTCGGGGTCGGCCTGCGCTACAGCGACACCCTGGGCCAGGAGCTGCTCTATGCGGCCATGCGTACGCAGGCGAGCGGGGTCCTGCCGGAGGGTGTCGTGCGCATCGCGCGTCCCCAGAGCCAGATCCGCAAGAGCCTGGACCGCCTCTACGGGCAGGCTGGCTGGGTTTACGGGCTCGGCGTGGTTTTTGCCTTCGGGCTGGTTTCCCTGACTTCGCGCCAGGTCGGCCGCGCCATCGCGAGCGTGGCCCAGGCCGCCGCCGACATCGGCCAGGGCGAACCGGGCAAGCGCATTCGTTTTTCCCCGAGCACGGAGCTCACCCCGCTGGTTGTGGCCTTCAACAACATGGTCGAGCGCATCGAGTCCAACATGCAGACCATCGTCAAGCAGAAGATGGAGTCCGAAGCCGTGTTGAACGGAATGAAGGCCGGACTCATCGTTCTTGACGGCAACGGGCGAATCTTGCGCGGCAACTACGCCGCCCAGGAGATTTTTCCCGGCCTGTCGACCTTTGCGGGCCACAAGCCCATGGAGCTGTCACTGCTCCAGGATCTGCAGGACGCCTGCGACGCAGCGCTGAAAAAACGCCTGGAAGGGGATTTTTCCCAGGTCGGCGTGATGGTGTCCCTGGCCGGCGGCAGGAATTTCGATGTCTCCATCGTGCCTATCAAGGGCGACGCCGAGCTCGGCGTGATCATGGTTTTTCACGACATCACCGAGATCAAGCGCGTGGAACAGATCCGTCGTGATTTTGTGGCCAACGTGTCGCACGAGCTGCGTACACCGCTGACATCGATCAAGGGCTATGCCGAAACGTTGGTGGGCATCGACAAATACGACCCCGAGCAGACGCGTTCATTTCTGGAGGTCATTCTGCGCAACGCCAACCACATGAACACCATGCTTGACGAGCTGCTGCAGCTTTCGCGCCTGGAACATGGCAAACTGCGCCTTGACCTGGTCTCGGTCGAACCGGCTTCGGCGGTGTATTCGGCCTGGAAAAGCTGTCACCCATTGAGCAAGAACATCGAGTTCACAAGCGAACTGGACGCCTCCACCCCTGCGGTGCGGGCCAATTTCGAGCAGTTGGTTCAGGTTTTTCGCAATGTCTTTGAAAACGCCATCAAATATGTGCCCGAGGAGACTGCCGTCATCCGTGTCCACGGACATACGAGCGGACCGGAGCTGGTTGTTTTTATCGAGGACAACGGGCCGGGCATTCCGGCCGAAGACCAGACCCGGATTTTTGAACGGTTCTACCGTGTGGAAAAAGACCGCAACAGCTCCATCGGCGGCACGGGCCTTGGCCTGGCTATCAGTAGGCACATCATGGCCAACCACGGAGGGCGGATCACGGTACAGAGCCCTGTGCCCGAAACCGGGATCGGATCCCGCTTCATCATTACCTTGCCCCTGGCCGGGCAGATCTCAGAGGAATAG
- a CDS encoding response regulator: MAHKIVVIEDEPDIANLLAFHLKSGGYDCFVARDGKKGLQLVQSERPDLVLLDLMLPGMSGTDVCKAVKGSPECAHIPIIMLTARGDEVDRILGFELGADDYVIKPFSPRELMLRIKTVLRRNVNILPKVAHWQRDGLAADFEAYTLLVDGVDAHLTPTEFNLFGEFVRNEGKVLSREQLLSNAWGYEFEGYSRTVDTHVRRLRKKLGPYADWLETVRGIGYRMKRENQVD; the protein is encoded by the coding sequence ATGGCTCACAAGATTGTCGTCATCGAAGACGAACCCGATATTGCCAACCTGCTGGCCTTTCATCTGAAATCCGGGGGCTACGACTGTTTCGTGGCCCGGGACGGTAAAAAGGGGCTGCAACTGGTTCAGAGCGAACGTCCGGACCTGGTGCTTCTTGACCTCATGCTGCCCGGCATGAGCGGCACGGATGTGTGCAAGGCGGTCAAGGGCAGCCCTGAATGCGCTCACATACCAATCATTATGCTCACCGCCCGGGGTGACGAAGTCGACCGCATTCTTGGTTTCGAGCTTGGCGCGGACGATTATGTCATCAAGCCTTTCAGCCCCCGGGAGCTGATGCTGCGCATCAAGACGGTCCTGCGACGCAACGTGAATATCCTGCCCAAGGTCGCGCACTGGCAGCGCGACGGGCTGGCGGCCGATTTCGAGGCCTATACGCTTTTGGTCGACGGCGTGGACGCGCATCTGACCCCCACGGAGTTCAATCTCTTCGGCGAATTCGTGCGCAACGAAGGCAAGGTGCTCTCCCGGGAGCAGCTCTTAAGCAACGCCTGGGGCTATGAATTCGAAGGCTATTCGCGCACCGTGGATACCCATGTACGCAGGCTGCGCAAGAAGCTCGGACCCTATGCCGACTGGCTGGAGACTGTCCGGGGCATCGGGTATCGCATGAAACGTGAAAACCAGGTCGATTAG